Genomic segment of candidate division KSB1 bacterium:
CCCACACCCGTATTAGAACCAAAACCAAAGGGAGCTGCCAGGGTGAGGTTGCCGGCGTTCACGCCAGCAAAGAAGTTAAACAAGCCAAAGTTGTGAATGAACGGATTTTATCCGTGTCAATCAGTGAAAATCCGTGGCTAAATAATTTGGTTGCGGCCCAAGGCTGCGCTGTGTTAGTCTGTGGCAAGAATAAGTACTCATTATTAGGATGATTCTGATTTGTTTTATTTTATAAAACAATTAAAAGACTCCTCCGTAAATGACTAATCATTCATAAAGGATTATTTCCATGGAATACATTACCCGAATAGAAGAAATACTATTGCTGTCCGTTTGGAAGTTACAAAAACAAGCATATGGTTTGGCGATTCGTAAGCATGGTTCGCAGCTATTAAACAAAAACTTATCGGTTGGCGCTGTTTATATCCCTTTGGAACGACTGGTAAAAAAGGGTCACTTGTCAGTATGGGAAAGCGAACCGACACGAACGCGGGGTGGCAGAAGGAAACGATTCTACCAAATGACCTCCAAAGGTTTGGCTGCTTTAAATACTGTTAAGCAAATGAATGAAGAAGCATGGACCGGATTACCTAAACTGGT
This window contains:
- a CDS encoding helix-turn-helix transcriptional regulator; the protein is MEYITRIEEILLLSVWKLQKQAYGLAIRKHGSQLLNKNLSVGAVYIPLERLVKKGHLSVWESEPTRTRGGRRKRFYQMTSKGLAALNTVKQMNEEAWTGLPKLVFEN